The DNA window CTGAAAACTACTACGGTGTTGAGAACCGGGACTACGACAACAACGAAGTGCTGAGCTTCAAGTTTGCGGTGGACCACCAGTTCAACGACAACCTGAGCCTGCGCAACCAGACCTTTATAGGCCAAACCGAAACCAGTGCGGCGTTTACCCGGCCCAGCTTCAACTCAGACACAGGCATGGTTCGTCGTGGTGGTGTCAAAGCCCGGGACGAAGATCGGGATATCTTTTCCAACCAGACCACCCTGCGCTCAATGTTCACCAGCGGCTCTGTGAAACACGACCTGGTAACCGGCATCGACCTTACCCAGGAAGAATACGTTCGCTATGAAATGGTTACCGAAAATGACGACCCCGCCGAAGTTGATCTTTACAACCCGCAAACCGACGATGCTTACACTGGCAGCATTCGCCGTGGTGGTGGCGAGAATGAAGGCAGCTACGACTCCATCGCGCTGTTTGTCAGCGACACCATTACCTTCACCCCCCAGTGGAGCACGACCCTGGGTTTGCGCGCCGAGCAGTACGATCAGGAATATTCGCAAAACTACACGTCATCCGGTCGCGGCGGCGACACCCCACCCTTCAAGTATGAAACTGACGACACGCTGGTCAGCTGGAATGCCTCGGTCAGCTACAAACCGGTGGAAAACGGCACGGTCTACCTCGGTCTGGCCAACGCCCAAACCCCACTCGGCAGCAACCTGACCCTGAGCGAAGATGAGCAAGACATCGACGCGGAAGAAGACGAACTGATTGAACTGGGCACCAAGTGGGAGCTGTTTGGCGACAAACTGCTGGCCACCGCGGCGATCTTCCAGTCCACCAAAACCAACGCCCAAACCACCGACGAGAACGACTTGTTGGTCCTCGATGGCGAGCAGCAGGTACGCGGTCTGGAGCTGGGCTTGAACGGCACCATCAATGATCGACTGTCAGTGATTGCCAATTACAGCTATACCGATACCGAGATTACCGAATCTGGCGACCCGGACGAGGAAGGCACCGACCTGTTTAATATTCCCGAGCATTCAGCCAATCTGTGGGCGACCTACCTGCTGAATCAGGACTGGGAAGTGGGCGGCGGCTTTCAGTACATCGGTGAATACGACAACGGCAGCAGCACCTCACTGGACTCGGTGACCCTGGTCAATGTCCTGGCGGCATGGCAGGCCACCGACAACATCAAGCTGCAGCTCAACTGCAACAACCTGACCGACGAGAAGTACCTGCTCAAACCCCGGGGCAGCCGCGGTGTGCCCGGCACCGGTCGCAGCATTACCCTGACGGCAAGCGTGGAGTTCTAACACAGCTCAGGCGGTTAGCGCGGTCCACCCGTTGTCCGCGCAAAGGAAGAATCCATCTGGATGGCGGCGCTCGGGATGACCGCGTCTCCGTTCGTGGACTCTTCGCTGCGCTCAGAGAACGACGGGGAGGAAGCGGCGGGATGGGTTCAGTAATTCCAACCCCCGCCGTCGCTCCCTGACCCGGAGTGGAACGTAGGGGAAGGGTCCATATTTGAGACAGTAGTCTGGATGATCGTGCCAGTGTTCGTGGACTCTTCGCTGCGCTCAGAGAACGATGGGAAGGAACTGAAGTGGGATGAGTACACAGTAATTCCAGCCCCCGCCATCGCTCCCTGACCCGGAGTGAAACGTAGGGGAAGGGTCCATATTCAAGGCAGTAGTCTGGATGACCGTACCGCTGTTTGTGGGCTCTTCG is part of the Spongiibacter taiwanensis genome and encodes:
- a CDS encoding TonB-dependent receptor, whose translation is MDKMTTTTGHHSNTPASFGKKTVLAQAIALGLMGSGMNAWAQQPDPDAPATLPKVQVEADAITPYKANKASSPIYTQPLAETPKTITVVTQEVLQDQAVTTLRDALRNVSGITMQAGEGGVAAGDNLSIRGFDATNDLYVDGVRDIGSYSRDTFNLEAVEVTKGPSSTTSGRGSAGGSINVVSKTAKFEEFKRGNVMVGNDSQLRAAIDVNSQLSNTVAGRLNLMTEDSGVPGRDVTERESTGVAGALTFKLSPKTTLTGGVTYLDQENLPDGGVPLLTDANGKRYLDEDTAENYYGVENRDYDNNEVLSFKFAVDHQFNDNLSLRNQTFIGQTETSAAFTRPSFNSDTGMVRRGGVKARDEDRDIFSNQTTLRSMFTSGSVKHDLVTGIDLTQEEYVRYEMVTENDDPAEVDLYNPQTDDAYTGSIRRGGGENEGSYDSIALFVSDTITFTPQWSTTLGLRAEQYDQEYSQNYTSSGRGGDTPPFKYETDDTLVSWNASVSYKPVENGTVYLGLANAQTPLGSNLTLSEDEQDIDAEEDELIELGTKWELFGDKLLATAAIFQSTKTNAQTTDENDLLVLDGEQQVRGLELGLNGTINDRLSVIANYSYTDTEITESGDPDEEGTDLFNIPEHSANLWATYLLNQDWEVGGGFQYIGEYDNGSSTSLDSVTLVNVLAAWQATDNIKLQLNCNNLTDEKYLLKPRGSRGVPGTGRSITLTASVEF